One part of the Mangrovibacillus cuniculi genome encodes these proteins:
- a CDS encoding sugar phosphate isomerase/epimerase family protein encodes MKLGVFTVLFADKNVDEMLDYVQQAGVEAVEIGTGGYPGQQHCPVDELLESEEKRVEFMEKVTSRGLTISAFSCHGNPISPDKAFAEQSNRDLEKSIELASLMNVPVVNCFSGVAGDSETSQYPNWPVAPWPNEYGDILTWQWEQKLIPYWKRIGELAEKRGVKIGLELHGGFLVHTPYTLLKLREETSPAIGANLDPSHLWWQGIDPVAAIKILGKEGAIHHFHAKDTYIDQDNVNMYGLTDMQPYGNVQTRAWSFRSVGCGHSLQEWSDMVSALRTYGYDYVVSIEHEDPLMSIEEGFARAVTNLKSVIIKDQPAAMWWV; translated from the coding sequence ATGAAACTAGGAGTGTTTACGGTACTTTTTGCAGATAAAAATGTAGATGAGATGTTGGATTACGTTCAACAAGCCGGAGTGGAAGCGGTCGAAATTGGCACTGGTGGTTACCCGGGACAACAACACTGCCCAGTGGATGAATTATTGGAAAGTGAAGAAAAGCGCGTGGAATTCATGGAAAAGGTGACATCAAGAGGGCTAACGATTAGTGCTTTTAGCTGTCACGGAAATCCAATTTCTCCGGACAAAGCATTCGCAGAGCAATCTAATCGTGACTTGGAAAAGTCTATTGAACTTGCTAGCTTGATGAATGTTCCAGTAGTAAACTGTTTCTCTGGAGTTGCGGGTGATTCTGAAACTTCCCAGTACCCTAACTGGCCAGTGGCACCTTGGCCGAATGAGTACGGAGACATTTTGACTTGGCAATGGGAGCAAAAGTTGATTCCATACTGGAAACGAATCGGTGAATTGGCTGAGAAGCGTGGAGTGAAAATTGGTTTGGAGCTTCATGGAGGTTTCTTAGTGCATACACCTTACACGTTGCTGAAATTAAGAGAAGAAACAAGCCCAGCGATTGGGGCGAACCTAGATCCAAGTCATCTTTGGTGGCAAGGAATCGATCCTGTAGCAGCGATTAAGATTTTAGGAAAAGAAGGTGCCATCCACCATTTCCACGCAAAAGACACGTACATCGATCAGGATAACGTAAACATGTATGGGCTAACAGATATGCAACCATACGGAAATGTTCAAACTCGTGCGTGGTCGTTCCGTTCTGTCGGATGTGGACATTCGCTGCAAGAATGGTCTGATATGGTAAGTGCACTTCGTACGTACGGGTATGATTATGTGGTGAGCATCGAGCATGAAGATCCATTAATGTCTATCGAAGAAGGATTCGCGCGTGCGGTAACGAATTTGAAATCAGTAATTATTAAAGATCAGCCTGCAGCTATGTGGTGGGTGTGA
- a CDS encoding acyltransferase family protein: MNRIAYFDNVKGILIFLVVFGHMLSSFLEENAFLDAVYLFIFLFHMPLFILIAGYFSKKFHDKGYVKKLAGKLIIPYIIFQLLYTLYYKAFDDPVGFTLVTPRWAMWFLLSLFFWNLMLFVFTKFKNGMWWAVLFSLAAGYIPFVSAELSLSRTFFFFPFFLAGYYLKKEHFLALKKTPYQWTAGFGLTLVFVFLWLLSPIEVKTWLMGKRNYFELADSQLIYAWSYRFCLYLAIALVSLCVLTLIPKRETFFTSYGQHSLYIFLLHLLLVKLVVATPIRDFISENSLYWLLIVFTVAICFITKHRITRKIVDPLVNTTRYFTYQSRNSHG; the protein is encoded by the coding sequence ATGAATCGAATAGCTTATTTTGACAATGTAAAAGGTATTCTCATCTTCCTTGTCGTCTTCGGCCATATGTTATCTAGCTTTTTAGAAGAAAATGCATTTTTAGACGCTGTTTACTTGTTTATCTTTTTATTTCACATGCCTTTATTTATTTTAATTGCTGGTTACTTTTCCAAAAAGTTTCACGATAAAGGGTACGTAAAAAAATTAGCAGGTAAGTTAATTATTCCTTATATAATTTTTCAGCTACTTTACACATTGTACTACAAAGCATTTGATGATCCAGTAGGATTTACCTTGGTTACCCCTAGATGGGCGATGTGGTTTTTATTAAGCTTATTCTTCTGGAATTTAATGTTGTTTGTATTTACTAAATTTAAGAATGGTATGTGGTGGGCTGTTCTTTTTAGCTTGGCAGCTGGTTATATTCCTTTTGTCAGCGCCGAACTGAGTTTATCTAGAACGTTTTTCTTTTTCCCATTCTTCTTAGCCGGTTACTATTTGAAAAAAGAACACTTCTTAGCTTTGAAGAAAACACCTTATCAATGGACTGCTGGATTTGGACTAACACTCGTTTTTGTCTTTTTATGGTTGTTAAGTCCAATCGAAGTAAAGACTTGGCTTATGGGTAAGCGTAATTACTTTGAATTAGCAGATTCTCAGTTAATTTATGCATGGTCTTATCGATTCTGTTTATACCTGGCCATTGCACTAGTTTCCTTGTGCGTCTTAACGCTGATTCCAAAGAGAGAAACTTTCTTCACTTCATATGGTCAACATTCACTTTATATTTTCTTGCTTCATTTGCTATTAGTTAAGCTAGTAGTAGCAACTCCTATTAGAGACTTTATTTCCGAAAACTCTTTGTATTGGTTGCTAATCGTCTTTACAGTAGCAATATGCTTTATCACGAAGCACCGAATCACAAGAAAAATTGTTGATCCATTAGTAAACACAACTAGATACTTCACCTATCAAAGCCGAAATTCACATGGATGA
- a CDS encoding B3/4 domain-containing protein — protein MQFFIDDSVKSRLNDVKISLIHYTTIQVGASPQMIKGRLQLFQEALFLDLQEKQVSDFSGISEWRDIFKKTGYNPSRYRPSNEALYRRVQKQQFLQSHHSATDINNFFSMEYAIPIGIYDTSKIKGDTVTIAIGQEGETYSGLNGRDIHAEGLLVAKDEQGIFGSPYVDSVRTAVTESTTDALQIVFHQPSISDDNAKKLTESLAKMFTQVHGGDHKVTNYTI, from the coding sequence ATGCAATTTTTTATAGATGACTCCGTAAAATCACGACTAAATGACGTAAAAATCAGTCTAATTCACTATACTACCATACAGGTAGGCGCTTCTCCACAGATGATAAAAGGTCGCCTACAACTTTTTCAAGAAGCTCTTTTTTTAGATTTGCAAGAAAAGCAAGTAAGTGACTTTAGTGGAATATCAGAGTGGAGAGATATCTTTAAAAAGACTGGGTATAACCCAAGTCGCTATCGTCCTTCTAACGAAGCATTGTATCGCCGAGTACAAAAACAACAATTTTTACAAAGTCACCACTCTGCAACCGATATCAACAACTTTTTCTCGATGGAATATGCCATTCCAATTGGAATTTATGATACAAGTAAGATAAAAGGTGACACTGTTACTATTGCCATTGGCCAAGAAGGAGAAACCTATTCCGGATTAAATGGACGTGATATTCACGCAGAAGGCTTGTTGGTTGCAAAGGATGAACAAGGTATCTTTGGCAGTCCATATGTTGATTCTGTTCGCACTGCAGTAACGGAGTCTACAACTGATGCTCTGCAGATCGTTTTCCATCAACCAAGTATTTCAGATGACAACGCTAAGAAACTGACAGAATCCCTTGCAAAAATGTTTACACAGGTACACGGTGGAGATCACAAGGTAACTAATTATACTATTTGA
- the queG gene encoding tRNA epoxyqueuosine(34) reductase QueG, with the protein MNTAQLKKEIQENCRNLGIDLVGFAAANPFGEMKNRLIRFEELGHASGFEEKDIEKRTNPSLIFDDTPKSIISIAVAYPNKMSNAPKGKKGERRGIFARASWGQDYHTVLRDRLCKLEQFISERYPSAVMRSMVDTGELVDRAVAERAGVGWSAKNCSIITEEFGSYVYLGEMITNIPFEEDEPIMDQCGSCRKCIDACPTGALVGVGGQLNAQKCISFLTQTKSFLPEEYMKKIGNRLYGCDTCQTVCPKNKGINATHQTEFHPDPERVKPLLEPLLFLSNKEFKELYGEMSGAWRGKKPIQRNALIALGNFKEVSTIPSIQQVLWKDPRNEIRATAAWALGEMKTEESKGILLEAIQKEKDELVCEQIELALRK; encoded by the coding sequence ATGAATACAGCTCAACTAAAAAAAGAAATTCAAGAAAACTGTCGTAATCTTGGCATAGATTTAGTGGGTTTTGCGGCTGCAAACCCTTTCGGCGAGATGAAAAATCGTCTTATTAGATTTGAAGAATTAGGTCACGCATCTGGATTTGAAGAAAAAGATATCGAAAAACGAACGAATCCATCTTTAATTTTTGACGACACACCTAAATCTATTATCTCTATTGCCGTTGCTTATCCTAATAAAATGTCCAATGCCCCAAAAGGCAAAAAGGGGGAACGTCGAGGTATTTTTGCACGAGCTTCTTGGGGACAAGATTATCATACCGTATTGCGAGATAGATTGTGTAAATTAGAACAATTCATCTCAGAACGTTATCCAAGTGCTGTAATGCGATCCATGGTAGATACCGGCGAACTGGTAGATCGTGCAGTTGCAGAGCGTGCCGGGGTTGGTTGGAGCGCGAAAAATTGTTCGATTATCACAGAAGAATTTGGTTCGTATGTTTATTTAGGAGAAATGATTACGAATATCCCTTTTGAAGAAGACGAACCAATTATGGACCAGTGTGGAAGCTGTAGGAAATGCATAGACGCTTGTCCAACAGGTGCTCTTGTCGGTGTTGGAGGTCAGTTAAATGCGCAAAAATGTATTTCCTTCTTAACGCAAACGAAATCCTTTTTGCCAGAAGAATATATGAAGAAAATTGGTAATCGCCTTTATGGATGTGACACGTGTCAAACAGTATGTCCAAAAAATAAAGGCATTAATGCAACGCACCAAACAGAATTTCACCCAGATCCGGAGAGAGTAAAACCACTTTTAGAGCCACTGCTTTTTTTATCGAATAAGGAGTTTAAAGAACTTTACGGAGAGATGTCTGGTGCTTGGCGAGGCAAGAAACCGATTCAAAGAAATGCACTTATTGCTTTGGGGAATTTTAAAGAAGTCTCTACAATTCCAAGTATCCAACAGGTGCTATGGAAAGATCCTCGTAACGAAATTCGTGCAACAGCAGCGTGGGCGTTAGGTGAGATGAAGACGGAAGAATCAAAGGGGATTTTATTAGAAGCAATCCAAAAAGAAAAAGATGAATTAGTTTGTGAGCAAATAGAATTAGCATTAAGGAAATAA
- a CDS encoding amidase domain-containing protein, producing MKKQIADLTNNRLQMLTNSNMKSVCPTMEQRAKLAKVQNNEIRKAMAKGKIKDQFQNGDYTYVHYDVHFSFYRVQGKRHYMEELVENRVASFFKDELYDDYEWLPEEEETEESLLPDSSDERVAFVYDRRKAVQYAEQYWNKPNPAYKYFENNCTNYISQCLRAGGAPMRGNPNRGSGWWYTGSSWSWSWAVAHAFQGYFANSKTGLRARRVTDASQLILGDIICYDFQGDGRFDHSTIVTAKDENGMPLVNANTYNSRMRYWAYEDSTAYTPNIKYRFYHILDDNSR from the coding sequence ATGAAGAAGCAAATAGCGGATTTAACAAACAACCGACTACAAATGCTGACGAACTCCAACATGAAATCTGTGTGTCCAACAATGGAGCAGAGAGCGAAATTAGCAAAGGTACAAAATAATGAAATACGAAAAGCCATGGCAAAAGGAAAGATAAAAGATCAGTTTCAAAACGGTGATTATACGTATGTTCATTACGATGTGCATTTTTCCTTTTATCGAGTCCAAGGGAAGAGGCACTATATGGAGGAACTGGTAGAAAACCGAGTGGCTTCTTTTTTTAAAGACGAGTTGTATGATGATTATGAATGGTTACCGGAAGAAGAGGAAACAGAAGAGAGTCTGTTACCTGATTCTTCAGATGAACGAGTTGCTTTTGTATACGATAGGCGTAAAGCTGTACAATACGCAGAACAATATTGGAATAAACCGAATCCTGCATACAAATACTTTGAGAACAATTGTACTAATTATATTTCTCAATGTTTGCGCGCTGGGGGAGCTCCAATGAGAGGAAATCCAAATAGAGGTTCGGGGTGGTGGTATACAGGATCATCTTGGAGCTGGAGTTGGGCAGTAGCACATGCGTTTCAAGGTTATTTTGCTAATTCAAAGACTGGTCTTCGAGCAAGACGAGTAACTGATGCAAGCCAATTAATTCTAGGAGATATCATTTGTTACGACTTTCAAGGAGATGGTAGGTTTGATCACTCCACCATTGTAACAGCGAAAGATGAAAACGGAATGCCTTTAGTAAATGCCAATACGTACAACAGTCGAATGAGATATTGGGCGTACGAGGATTCTACTGCGTATACGCCAAATATAAAGTATCGTTTTTATCATATTTTAGATGACAATTCTAGGTAA
- the trmL gene encoding tRNA (uridine(34)/cytosine(34)/5-carboxymethylaminomethyluridine(34)-2'-O)-methyltransferase TrmL, translating to MGIHVVQYQPEIPANTGNIARTCVGTNATLHLIHPLSFSIDDKQVKRAGLDYWKDTKVVEHNSLEDFLEYSKDGEIFLITKFGEHYYDQLNYSDPDKDYYFIFGRETTGLPVEFREANKDRAMRIPMTEGIRSLNVSNTAAILIYEALRQQGFPNMR from the coding sequence GTGGGAATACACGTAGTACAATATCAACCAGAAATCCCAGCAAACACGGGTAACATTGCTAGAACCTGTGTAGGGACAAATGCAACATTACATTTAATTCATCCGCTTAGTTTTTCTATTGATGATAAACAAGTAAAGAGAGCTGGACTGGATTATTGGAAAGATACGAAGGTAGTAGAGCATAATTCATTAGAAGATTTCTTAGAGTATAGTAAAGATGGAGAGATTTTCTTAATTACGAAATTCGGAGAACACTATTACGACCAATTGAATTATAGTGACCCAGATAAAGATTATTATTTTATTTTTGGAAGAGAAACGACGGGGTTGCCAGTGGAGTTTCGTGAAGCGAATAAAGATCGTGCCATGCGCATTCCAATGACAGAAGGAATCCGTTCGTTGAATGTTAGTAATACGGCAGCGATTTTAATTTATGAAGCGTTGAGGCAGCAAGGTTTTCCGAATATGAGGTAA
- a CDS encoding PrkA family serine protein kinase: MDILKKIAQFREEEQSLRWEGTFAEYLEIVKEKPYVAQSAHSRIYNMIKDAGVYEENGVKRYEFFGQQLFGLEESLERLVEEYFHPAARRLDVRKRILLLMGPVSGGKSTLVALLKKGLENYARTDNGAVYAIKGCPMHEDPLHLIPSHLRKDFFDEYGVRIEGNLSPLNTMRLEQEYGNRMEDVVVERIFFSEDKRVGIGTFSPSDPKSQDIADLTGSIDFSTIAQFGSESDPRAYRFDGELNKANRGMMEFQEMLKCDEKFLWHLLSLTQEGNFKAGRFALISADELVVAHTNETEYRSFISNKKNEALHSRIIVMPMPYNLRVSQEEKIYEKMIAESDVANVHIAPHTMRVAAMFTILSRLKEPKRGDLDLVKKMRLYDGEAVEGFTSADVNEMKKEYQDEGMSGIDPRYVINRISSTIIRKDVASINALDVLRSLKEGLDQHASISNELRERYLSFISLARKEYDDIAKKEVQKAFVYSYEESAKTLMDNYLDNVEAYCNKNKLRDPLTGEELNPDEKLMRSIEEQIGISENAKKAFREEILIRISAYARKGKRFDYQSHDRLREAIQKKLFADLKDVVKITTSTKTPDEQQLKKMNEVVARLVDEHGYNSTSANDLLRYVGSLLNR; the protein is encoded by the coding sequence ATGGACATTCTAAAAAAGATTGCACAATTCAGGGAAGAAGAACAGTCGCTACGTTGGGAAGGTACATTTGCTGAATATTTGGAGATTGTAAAAGAGAAACCTTATGTAGCTCAGTCCGCTCATTCGCGAATCTACAATATGATCAAAGATGCTGGTGTCTATGAAGAAAATGGTGTGAAGCGCTATGAGTTCTTCGGTCAGCAGCTTTTCGGATTAGAAGAATCCTTAGAGCGTTTAGTGGAAGAATATTTCCACCCAGCTGCAAGAAGATTAGATGTTCGTAAACGTATCTTGCTTTTGATGGGTCCCGTTTCAGGTGGTAAATCAACTTTAGTAGCACTTTTGAAAAAAGGATTAGAGAATTATGCTAGAACGGACAACGGAGCAGTTTACGCGATTAAAGGATGTCCGATGCACGAAGATCCACTACATTTAATTCCGTCACACTTACGTAAAGACTTTTTTGACGAGTATGGTGTTCGAATTGAAGGGAACTTATCTCCGCTTAATACGATGCGATTAGAGCAAGAGTATGGAAATCGCATGGAAGATGTAGTAGTTGAGCGTATTTTCTTCTCAGAGGATAAACGTGTTGGTATTGGTACATTTTCACCGTCTGATCCAAAGTCACAAGATATTGCTGACTTAACTGGTAGTATTGATTTCTCAACGATTGCACAGTTTGGTTCTGAGTCAGATCCACGTGCTTACCGTTTTGACGGGGAGTTAAACAAAGCAAACAGAGGAATGATGGAATTCCAAGAGATGTTAAAATGTGATGAGAAATTTTTATGGCATCTATTATCTCTGACGCAAGAAGGAAATTTTAAAGCGGGAAGATTCGCTTTAATCTCTGCGGATGAATTAGTGGTTGCTCATACGAATGAAACGGAGTATCGTTCGTTTATTTCTAATAAGAAAAACGAAGCATTGCATTCCCGTATTATCGTGATGCCAATGCCATACAATTTACGAGTATCACAAGAAGAGAAGATTTATGAAAAAATGATTGCTGAATCCGATGTAGCAAACGTTCATATCGCACCACACACGATGCGCGTTGCTGCAATGTTTACTATATTATCCCGCCTAAAAGAACCGAAGCGCGGTGACCTGGACTTAGTAAAGAAAATGCGACTATACGACGGGGAAGCGGTAGAAGGTTTTACGAGTGCGGATGTGAATGAAATGAAGAAAGAGTATCAAGATGAGGGGATGAGTGGGATTGACCCTCGTTATGTCATCAATCGAATTTCCAGTACGATTATTCGTAAAGATGTGGCATCCATTAATGCGTTAGACGTTCTTCGCTCTTTAAAGGAAGGATTAGACCAACACGCATCCATCTCCAACGAACTTCGTGAACGCTATTTAAGTTTCATCTCGCTTGCAAGAAAAGAGTACGACGATATAGCAAAGAAAGAAGTACAAAAGGCATTTGTTTACTCGTACGAAGAATCTGCTAAGACACTTATGGATAACTATCTGGATAATGTAGAGGCTTATTGTAATAAAAATAAACTTCGTGATCCTCTAACAGGAGAAGAACTGAATCCTGACGAGAAGTTAATGCGTTCGATTGAAGAGCAGATTGGTATTTCAGAAAATGCGAAGAAAGCTTTCCGAGAAGAGATTTTGATTCGAATTTCTGCTTATGCACGTAAAGGGAAACGCTTTGACTATCAATCTCATGATCGTCTTCGGGAAGCCATTCAAAAGAAATTGTTTGCGGATTTAAAAGATGTGGTGAAGATTACGACATCTACGAAAACACCTGATGAGCAGCAGTTGAAGAAGATGAATGAAGTGGTTGCAAGGCTAGTAGATGAGCATGGATATAATTCTACAAGCGCAAATGATTTACTTCGTTACGTAGGTAGTCTATTAAATCGTTAA
- the yhbH gene encoding sporulation protein YhbH: protein MTNPEKPLFVLSKEDWSLHRKGHDDQQRHQEKVQDAIKQQLPDLVTEERIILSNGKDIVKIPIRSLDEYKIRYSDEKNKHVGQGKGDSKVGDVVARDGSPQKGQGQGQQAGDKAGEDYYEAEVSLMEIEEALFSQLALPKLARKERDENKVEHIEFNDIRKTGLMGNIDKKKTMLTAFRRNALSGEPKFHPIIPEDLKFRTWTETVKPESKAVVLAMMDTSGSMGMWEKYMARSFFFWMTRFLRTKYEKVEIEFIAHHTEAKVVTEEDFFSKGESGGTICSSAYRKSLELIDSKYSPDRYNIYPVHFSDGDNLTSDNARCIKLIQELLTMSNMFYYAEGNQYNRNSTLMNAYRNLQHERFQYYVLKQKADVFNSLKYFFKQDEESTAMNR, encoded by the coding sequence TTGACTAACCCAGAGAAGCCATTGTTTGTCCTATCAAAAGAAGATTGGTCCCTCCATCGCAAAGGTCATGATGATCAGCAACGTCATCAAGAAAAAGTGCAAGATGCCATCAAACAACAACTACCTGATTTGGTTACAGAAGAACGTATCATTTTATCTAATGGAAAAGACATCGTGAAAATTCCCATTCGCTCATTAGATGAATATAAAATTCGTTATAGTGATGAAAAGAATAAACATGTCGGCCAAGGAAAAGGTGATAGTAAAGTTGGTGACGTGGTAGCGCGAGACGGTTCTCCACAAAAAGGTCAAGGTCAAGGACAGCAAGCAGGAGATAAAGCAGGGGAGGATTATTACGAAGCAGAAGTATCTTTAATGGAAATTGAAGAAGCGTTATTTTCCCAGCTAGCACTGCCAAAACTTGCTCGAAAAGAACGAGACGAAAACAAAGTCGAACATATCGAGTTTAATGACATTCGAAAAACAGGCCTTATGGGGAACATTGATAAAAAGAAAACAATGCTAACAGCTTTTAGACGAAATGCATTATCAGGCGAACCAAAATTTCATCCAATTATTCCAGAGGATTTGAAATTCAGAACGTGGACCGAAACGGTAAAACCGGAATCGAAAGCAGTTGTTTTAGCGATGATGGATACGAGTGGATCTATGGGGATGTGGGAGAAATACATGGCCCGAAGCTTCTTCTTCTGGATGACTCGATTCCTGCGCACCAAGTACGAAAAAGTAGAAATTGAATTCATTGCCCATCATACCGAAGCAAAAGTCGTTACAGAGGAAGACTTCTTCTCGAAAGGAGAGTCTGGGGGAACGATATGTTCATCCGCTTACCGCAAATCACTGGAATTAATCGATTCAAAATACTCTCCTGATCGCTACAACATTTACCCCGTCCACTTTTCCGATGGTGATAACTTAACTTCTGACAATGCTAGATGTATTAAGCTAATTCAAGAACTCCTAACAATGAGTAACATGTTTTATTACGCAGAAGGTAATCAGTATAACCGCAACTCTACTTTAATGAACGCATACCGCAATCTTCAGCATGAAAGATTCCAATACTATGTATTAAAGCAAAAAGCAGATGTCTTTAACTCCTTAAAGTACTTTTTTAAACAAGACGAGGAGTCGACAGCGATGAATAGATAA
- a CDS encoding acetate uptake transporter, whose product MSKLEQQSVKIVTSDPSAFGLFGLAMVTLVASSQKLGWTDGLAFVLPWALFLGGLAQLIASIQDAKHNNTFGATAFGAFGLFWFGVGMSWLIQFGVFGEEAAAAVDPSQLGVAFVGYLIFTIYMTIGAMETHKVLFSIFFLINFLFIGLSLSSFGIAPHFFHMVAAISELLIAILSFYGSAAAVLNTHFGREFLPVGKPFGIFKK is encoded by the coding sequence GTGTCTAAACTTGAGCAACAATCAGTCAAAATTGTAACGTCAGATCCTTCCGCATTCGGACTATTCGGATTGGCGATGGTAACATTAGTAGCGTCATCCCAAAAATTAGGATGGACAGATGGACTAGCTTTCGTTCTACCTTGGGCGCTTTTCTTAGGAGGACTAGCTCAGCTAATCGCTTCTATTCAAGATGCAAAACATAACAACACGTTCGGAGCAACTGCTTTCGGTGCATTCGGATTATTCTGGTTCGGTGTCGGAATGTCTTGGTTAATTCAATTCGGTGTATTCGGTGAAGAAGCTGCGGCGGCAGTTGATCCAAGCCAATTAGGTGTCGCGTTCGTTGGTTACCTAATCTTTACGATCTACATGACAATCGGTGCTATGGAAACGCATAAGGTATTATTCTCGATCTTCTTCCTAATCAACTTCCTATTCATCGGTTTATCTTTATCTAGTTTCGGAATTGCTCCTCACTTCTTCCATATGGTGGCTGCAATCTCTGAGTTATTAATTGCAATCTTAAGTTTCTATGGATCTGCTGCTGCTGTGTTAAACACTCATTTCGGCCGCGAGTTCTTGCCAGTTGGTAAGCCATTCGGAATCTTTAAAAAGTAA
- a CDS encoding ABC transporter substrate-binding protein yields the protein MKKWLLTPMLALLLAGCQDESAKEPVENAEVQQEESTSFPLTVTDALGNEVTLEEDPGRIVSLVPSNTEILFAVGAGDEVVGVGDADNYPEEVKSIDKIGGLELNVEKIISLTPDLVIAHEMVAGTFEGALEQLRNAGITVYTVNDAISIRDVQDTIIDIGKLTAEEENAKEVVSNMNVKIENLRVKTASVETKKSVYVEIDSSPFSVGSGTLMDNMLKEINATNVLGDQEGWIQVDPESIVSLNPEVILSTYGEESVAQIKDRNGWNTVTAVETNQVAAIDGDIATRPGPRLVDALELFAKAIYPDAFQE from the coding sequence ATGAAAAAGTGGTTGTTAACACCAATGCTTGCCTTGCTTTTAGCAGGGTGTCAAGACGAATCAGCAAAGGAGCCCGTGGAAAATGCAGAAGTACAGCAAGAGGAGAGTACTTCTTTTCCACTTACTGTGACGGATGCGTTAGGAAATGAAGTAACTTTGGAAGAAGATCCTGGACGCATTGTTTCCTTAGTGCCTAGTAACACAGAAATTTTATTTGCCGTTGGAGCTGGCGATGAGGTAGTTGGTGTTGGAGATGCAGATAATTATCCAGAGGAAGTTAAGTCTATTGATAAAATCGGTGGTCTAGAGCTGAACGTAGAGAAAATTATTTCATTAACTCCGGATTTAGTAATAGCTCATGAGATGGTAGCTGGAACTTTTGAAGGAGCTTTAGAGCAATTAAGAAATGCTGGAATCACTGTATATACTGTGAATGACGCTATTTCAATTAGGGACGTACAGGATACCATAATAGATATAGGGAAACTAACTGCTGAAGAGGAAAATGCTAAAGAAGTTGTATCAAACATGAATGTAAAAATAGAAAATCTTCGTGTTAAAACTGCTTCTGTTGAAACTAAAAAGTCGGTATATGTAGAAATAGACTCAAGTCCTTTTTCCGTGGGAAGCGGAACACTTATGGATAACATGCTAAAAGAAATTAACGCGACAAACGTCTTAGGTGATCAAGAAGGATGGATTCAAGTAGACCCAGAATCGATTGTTTCCTTAAATCCAGAGGTAATCTTGTCTACATACGGAGAAGAGTCTGTTGCACAAATTAAAGACCGTAACGGATGGAACACGGTAACAGCTGTCGAAACAAATCAAGTTGCTGCAATCGATGGTGATATTGCTACTCGCCCTGGTCCTCGTTTAGTAGATGCACTGGAACTTTTTGCAAAGGCCATCTATCCAGATGCATTCCAAGAGTAA